The following coding sequences are from one Salinicoccus sp. Bachu38 window:
- the bshB2 gene encoding bacillithiol biosynthesis deacetylase BshB2 — translation MEKERQVLVIFPHPDDEAFGVSGTMSRYVDMGVPVTYACLTFGDMGRNLGYPPFATRESLHEIRKREVEESARLIGLDDLRLLGYRDKTLEFEAPGHLKGVIKNMIDELEPSRIITFYPGYSVHPDHEATAEAVIEAVSEMPASERPALQLVAFSNNTLQDLGEPDIVVNIEGYEARKEKIMAAHESQTGPLLKTLAGNTQESEAARQMWMKNETFYSYDID, via the coding sequence ATGGAAAAAGAAAGACAAGTACTCGTCATCTTCCCGCACCCCGATGATGAAGCTTTCGGAGTGAGCGGTACAATGAGCCGCTATGTGGATATGGGAGTGCCGGTGACATATGCCTGCCTGACATTCGGCGATATGGGCAGAAACCTTGGCTATCCTCCATTTGCAACACGGGAATCACTGCATGAGATACGCAAAAGGGAAGTAGAGGAAAGTGCCCGCCTGATTGGACTTGATGATTTGAGGCTTCTCGGATATCGCGACAAGACGCTCGAATTCGAGGCGCCCGGCCATTTGAAAGGTGTCATCAAGAATATGATCGATGAGCTCGAACCGAGCCGGATCATCACCTTCTACCCCGGCTACTCCGTCCATCCGGACCATGAAGCCACTGCAGAAGCGGTCATAGAGGCCGTATCGGAAATGCCGGCATCAGAACGCCCGGCACTCCAGCTCGTCGCCTTCAGCAACAATACACTCCAGGATCTTGGCGAGCCGGACATCGTCGTCAATATCGAAGGATACGAAGCCCGCAAGGAGAAGATCATGGCCGCCCATGAATCACAGACCGGCCCACTGCTCAAGACACTTGCAGGCAACACGCAGGAAAGTGAAGCAGCCCGCCAGATGTGGATGAAGAACGAAACATTCTACAGTTATGATATAGATTAA
- the pta gene encoding phosphate acetyltransferase: MSQFLENLKSNLEDRNIEIVFPEGTDPRILTAAVELAETTYVKPIVLGDEAGIKALAEREGLDISKLDMIDPATYEDKQRLADEFVKRRKGKVTSDQALEILNDVNYLGTMLVYTGRAKGLVSGAVHSTPDTVRPALQIIKTKPGVTRTSGVFFMLRGDELYVMGDCAINPELNAEEMAEVAVEAAKTAKSFKMDPRVALLSFSTRGSAKTEETEKVKLAAQYAKEKLPEVPIDGELQFDAAFVPSVAEKKAPDSELKGRANVFIFPSLEAGNIGYKIAQRLGGFEAYGPILQGLNQPVNDLSRGCSKDEVFNLALFTATQALTQDDA; this comes from the coding sequence ATGAGTCAATTTCTAGAGAATCTCAAATCTAACCTGGAAGATAGAAATATAGAAATCGTTTTTCCGGAGGGCACGGATCCAAGGATCCTCACTGCTGCTGTGGAACTAGCTGAAACAACCTACGTAAAACCGATCGTTCTCGGAGATGAAGCCGGAATAAAGGCCCTGGCTGAAAGGGAGGGACTGGACATCAGCAAGCTCGATATGATCGATCCGGCGACCTATGAGGATAAGCAGAGGCTTGCGGATGAATTTGTCAAACGCCGCAAAGGAAAGGTGACATCGGACCAGGCGCTCGAAATACTGAATGATGTCAACTATCTCGGCACGATGCTCGTATATACAGGACGTGCCAAAGGGCTCGTGTCCGGTGCAGTGCATTCGACTCCCGATACGGTGCGCCCGGCGCTCCAGATCATCAAGACGAAGCCCGGAGTAACACGTACGAGCGGCGTATTCTTCATGCTGCGCGGCGATGAGCTTTACGTCATGGGAGACTGTGCCATCAATCCGGAGCTGAACGCAGAAGAGATGGCGGAGGTTGCGGTGGAAGCGGCAAAGACGGCAAAAAGCTTCAAGATGGATCCCCGCGTTGCGCTGCTCAGCTTCTCTACGAGAGGATCGGCAAAGACGGAAGAGACGGAAAAAGTGAAGCTTGCGGCTCAATATGCGAAGGAAAAGCTGCCTGAAGTACCAATCGATGGAGAACTTCAGTTTGATGCTGCCTTCGTTCCAAGTGTAGCCGAAAAGAAGGCACCCGATTCCGAACTGAAAGGGCGGGCCAATGTATTCATCTTCCCTTCCCTCGAAGCCGGTAACATTGGCTATAAGATTGCACAGCGCCTTGGCGGTTTCGAGGCCTACGGACCGATTCTCCAGGGGCTGAACCAGCCGGTCAATGACCTTTCCCGTGGATGTTCCAAGGATGAAGTCTTCAACCTTGCCCTGTTCACAGCCACACAGGCCCTGACACAGGACGATGCATAG
- a CDS encoding ABC transporter ATP-binding protein — MANSVLEIKNASLDIKKDRILEDITLKMEAGKVYGLLGRNGAGKTSLLSLISSFRKPTRGVVTIDGQDPYENAELMPKVDFLYEVDYSEEYRTPEDFCRMTKRYKQDFDIDYAYALFDGFRIDRKKALNRMSKGQQAAVNAVLGLASNSPITIFDEVTNGMDAPSREYFYQKVLEANARTPRIMILSTHIVSEMEYLFDEVIIIHQGRLMLQEPLDIFLERGFRVTGPKEKVEHFTREMDVLATESLGPTQSDMVLGHLEETQMKDAKSRYLNITPLKLQELFIRMTEDREGVQ; from the coding sequence ATGGCGAATAGTGTATTGGAAATCAAAAATGCGTCTTTGGACATAAAGAAGGACAGGATACTGGAAGACATCACTCTGAAGATGGAGGCCGGCAAGGTCTACGGACTGCTCGGCAGAAATGGCGCAGGGAAGACATCGTTGCTGTCTCTGATCTCCTCCTTCAGGAAACCGACCCGTGGAGTGGTCACGATTGACGGGCAGGATCCATATGAAAATGCGGAGCTGATGCCGAAGGTGGATTTTCTCTACGAAGTCGACTACTCGGAGGAGTACCGGACACCCGAGGATTTCTGCAGGATGACGAAACGGTACAAGCAGGATTTCGACATCGACTATGCATACGCGCTCTTCGATGGTTTCAGGATTGATCGCAAGAAGGCGCTCAACCGCATGTCGAAAGGCCAGCAGGCGGCGGTGAATGCGGTCCTCGGTCTTGCTTCCAATTCGCCGATCACCATCTTTGATGAAGTGACGAACGGGATGGATGCCCCGTCGAGGGAGTACTTCTACCAGAAGGTGCTTGAAGCCAATGCGCGTACCCCGAGGATCATGATTCTCTCCACCCATATCGTATCCGAGATGGAATATCTGTTTGACGAGGTCATCATCATCCACCAGGGGAGGCTGATGCTGCAGGAGCCGCTGGATATATTTCTTGAGCGTGGATTCAGGGTCACAGGGCCGAAGGAGAAAGTGGAGCACTTCACCCGTGAGATGGATGTTCTTGCCACGGAGAGCCTTGGACCGACACAATCGGACATGGTACTTGGCCATCTGGAGGAAACACAGATGAAGGACGCAAAGTCACGCTATTTGAACATTACACCTTTGAAACTGCAGGAATTGTTTATCCGAATGACTGAAGACAGGGAGGGTGTACAATGA
- a CDS encoding hemolysin family protein, whose product MMTNPWVVLIVTAALIALTAFFVIIEFALLGARRHRLEESAATSRGARAALKSVNELTVMLAGAQLGITACTFALGAVTKPAVDSWFSPLFAGIGLPYWLADGTSFFLSLLVVTFLHLVIGEMAPKSWAIAHPEKSAIMVSPPARAFIWIFRPLLKWVNSIANRLVELSGVEPVESAAVGGQNAATIRHLVEHSAQVGTLDASMRTPISGALDLETLKVDDLVAEGRQPTAVASDATVRELQKATEQSGHKRILVMDGEGNAPLVVHVRDTLLETMERPVKEIARPAFILESGMLVHEGLRRMRQSSEQLAVIMDGAKFIGIMTINDALNNVLPAAEENRQ is encoded by the coding sequence ATGATGACTAATCCGTGGGTTGTTCTCATAGTGACAGCAGCGCTGATTGCCTTAACGGCGTTTTTCGTCATCATCGAGTTTGCGCTTCTGGGCGCTCGGCGCCATAGACTTGAAGAGTCGGCGGCCACGAGCCGCGGCGCCCGTGCTGCATTGAAATCCGTCAACGAGCTCACAGTCATGCTGGCTGGTGCGCAACTTGGCATAACAGCGTGTACGTTTGCACTTGGTGCCGTGACCAAGCCGGCAGTGGATTCCTGGTTTTCCCCATTATTTGCGGGGATTGGCCTGCCCTATTGGCTGGCAGACGGGACATCATTCTTCCTTTCTCTGCTTGTGGTGACATTTCTGCACCTGGTAATCGGTGAGATGGCGCCGAAATCATGGGCAATCGCCCATCCGGAGAAATCGGCGATCATGGTCAGCCCGCCGGCCCGTGCATTTATTTGGATTTTCAGACCCCTTTTGAAATGGGTCAATAGCATTGCCAACCGTCTTGTTGAACTTTCAGGTGTAGAGCCGGTTGAAAGTGCAGCAGTCGGCGGCCAGAATGCTGCAACGATCCGCCACCTCGTAGAGCATTCTGCGCAGGTGGGCACGCTCGATGCATCGATGCGAACCCCGATATCAGGTGCACTGGATCTGGAAACCTTGAAGGTGGATGATCTGGTTGCGGAAGGAAGACAGCCGACAGCCGTCGCATCTGATGCAACGGTCCGTGAGCTTCAAAAAGCAACAGAGCAGTCCGGCCATAAGCGTATCCTTGTAATGGATGGCGAGGGAAACGCACCTCTTGTCGTCCATGTCAGGGACACACTGCTTGAAACGATGGAGCGTCCGGTGAAGGAGATTGCCCGGCCTGCCTTCATACTCGAGTCCGGCATGCTGGTGCATGAAGGCCTCAGGCGCATGCGCCAGTCGAGTGAACAGCTGGCGGTTATCATGGACGGCGCAAAGTTCATCGGAATCATGACCATCAACGATGCATTAAACAATGTCCTGCCGGCTGCAGAAGAAAATAGGCAATAA
- a CDS encoding DUF1806 family protein encodes MEKINREQVQELLNSYQDKKVYIHVEVTSGMYASHLDDQVFNTGMFLRNVPVNYTQGAIRGGDEGQYRVGLKLDNGGWVYVLGLTHFEVNENNEFIMHGFNYEGKLASALEISTKEFFK; translated from the coding sequence ATGGAGAAGATCAATCGCGAACAGGTACAGGAACTTTTGAACAGCTATCAGGACAAGAAAGTATACATCCACGTAGAAGTGACGAGCGGCATGTATGCGAGCCACCTGGATGACCAAGTGTTCAATACGGGCATGTTCCTGAGGAACGTCCCGGTCAATTACACCCAGGGCGCCATCAGGGGCGGCGACGAAGGCCAGTACCGTGTCGGGCTGAAGCTCGACAACGGCGGCTGGGTCTATGTACTTGGCCTCACGCATTTCGAAGTCAATGAGAACAACGAATTCATCATGCACGGATTCAACTATGAAGGCAAACTCGCAAGTGCACTTGAAATTTCTACAAAAGAATTCTTTAAATAG
- a CDS encoding DUF423 domain-containing protein produces the protein MKTFIILGAINAFISVALGAFGAHGLEGKISEHYMSVWEKAVSYQMYHALGLIAVGLLVQVTGAPLLGAAGWLMLLGIIFFSGSLYILAVSGISILGAITPIGGVLFLAGWVCLIIGMIRL, from the coding sequence ATGAAGACTTTCATCATACTCGGGGCGATCAATGCATTCATCTCGGTGGCCCTCGGGGCTTTCGGGGCGCATGGCCTCGAAGGCAAGATCAGCGAACATTATATGAGTGTGTGGGAGAAGGCCGTATCCTACCAGATGTACCATGCACTCGGCCTGATTGCAGTCGGCCTCCTCGTCCAGGTGACAGGGGCGCCGCTGCTCGGTGCCGCCGGCTGGCTGATGCTGCTCGGCATCATCTTCTTCAGCGGCTCCCTATACATTCTGGCGGTAAGCGGCATCTCCATACTCGGTGCCATCACGCCGATCGGCGGTGTACTCTTCCTGGCCGGATGGGTGTGCCTCATCATCGGCATGATCAGGCTATGA
- the thiD gene encoding bifunctional hydroxymethylpyrimidine kinase/phosphomethylpyrimidine kinase translates to MALKKTLTIAGSDTSGGAGIAADLKTFQEHETYGMTALTTIVTMDPETWSHGVNPIPLDVVDAQIATALSISPDAIKTGMLPSEEVIERSKDAYLDSDAKHFVMDPVMVCKGDDEVLNPGLVDAMVEHLLPHATVVTPNLFEAGQLAGYKTPKTLDAAKKCAEVIHSKGAQHVIIKGGSEIEGEKAVDVYYDGKAFHLLSSDKIDASYNHGAGCTFAAAITANLANGQEPLEAIKNAKAFVTSAIKNGWKMNEHVGVVRHGAANTVEQIEVTEEQI, encoded by the coding sequence ATGGCACTTAAAAAGACACTCACAATTGCAGGTTCAGATACAAGTGGCGGCGCAGGCATTGCAGCTGACCTGAAAACATTCCAGGAGCATGAAACGTATGGCATGACGGCACTGACTACGATTGTGACGATGGATCCTGAAACATGGTCCCATGGTGTCAATCCAATACCACTCGATGTCGTTGACGCACAGATTGCGACAGCACTCTCCATTTCACCGGATGCGATCAAGACGGGCATGCTGCCGTCGGAAGAGGTCATCGAGCGCAGCAAGGACGCCTACCTCGACAGTGATGCGAAGCATTTCGTGATGGATCCGGTCATGGTCTGCAAGGGTGATGACGAAGTTCTCAACCCGGGCCTTGTCGATGCGATGGTCGAGCACCTGCTTCCACATGCGACAGTCGTGACGCCGAACCTCTTCGAAGCGGGACAGCTCGCCGGATACAAGACGCCCAAAACACTGGATGCCGCAAAGAAATGCGCGGAAGTCATCCATTCCAAAGGTGCACAGCACGTCATCATCAAAGGCGGCTCTGAAATAGAAGGCGAAAAGGCTGTTGATGTATACTATGATGGCAAAGCATTCCACCTCCTTTCAAGCGATAAGATAGACGCTTCCTACAACCACGGTGCCGGATGCACATTCGCAGCGGCCATCACGGCGAACCTCGCAAATGGCCAGGAGCCGCTTGAAGCGATCAAGAACGCCAAGGCATTCGTCACATCCGCCATCAAGAACGGCTGGAAGATGAACGAACATGTCGGCGTCGTCCGTCATGGTGCAGCCAATACTGTGGAGCAGATTGAAGTTACAGAAGAACAGATATAG
- a CDS encoding GntR family transcriptional regulator: protein MAGVLNDKKPIFEQIKDWISDQIIDGTLEAHDRVPSTNEIVQFYKVNHLTVAKGVNQLVDEGVIYKKRGVGMFVAPDARGVLLDSRKESFVSEYLKPMIDEAEKLGFSTQEIEGLIHEMEGNRNGE, encoded by the coding sequence ATGGCGGGGGTGCTCAATGACAAGAAGCCGATCTTTGAACAGATCAAGGATTGGATCAGTGATCAGATCATCGATGGAACGCTCGAGGCGCATGACAGGGTTCCTTCCACGAATGAAATCGTCCAGTTTTACAAGGTGAATCATCTGACGGTAGCAAAGGGTGTCAACCAGCTCGTCGATGAAGGTGTCATCTATAAGAAGCGGGGTGTCGGCATGTTTGTCGCACCGGATGCAAGGGGCGTGCTGCTCGACAGCAGGAAAGAGAGTTTTGTCAGTGAATACTTGAAACCGATGATCGATGAAGCGGAAAAGCTGGGTTTTTCAACACAGGAGATTGAAGGATTGATTCATGAGATGGAGGGGAATAGAAATGGCGAATAG
- a CDS encoding DUF5327 family protein has translation MKQEIIAELKQELHRMEVASQPHEFEKHLYAMERLLGLLKSDAGGSVQHATPATGAQGGQALSERDRMMLEQMGGKVAETKPASAPVTRETLRTDDGFGNGDSLFDF, from the coding sequence ATGAAGCAGGAAATCATTGCAGAGCTGAAACAGGAGCTCCACAGGATGGAAGTGGCCAGCCAGCCGCATGAATTCGAAAAGCACCTCTATGCGATGGAGCGGCTGCTCGGGCTGCTGAAATCGGATGCGGGCGGCAGCGTGCAGCATGCAACTCCGGCAACTGGAGCGCAGGGCGGACAGGCACTGTCCGAACGCGACCGCATGATGCTCGAACAGATGGGCGGCAAGGTGGCCGAGACGAAGCCGGCATCGGCACCAGTGACCCGGGAAACGCTCAGAACAGACGACGGTTTCGGCAACGGTGATTCCCTGTTCGATTTCTAG
- the hemQ gene encoding hydrogen peroxide-dependent heme synthase, with protein sequence MNEAAQTLDGWYSLHLLYNVDWPSLRLLEEEELNTLVSELKGFLERQEEVHQKNEGSYSFYNITGQKADLILWMLRPTIDELNTLELEFNKLQISDFLIPSYSYVSIVELSNYLAKDSGEDPYQNEFVRKRLYPAVPKSQYICFYPMDKRRQGDDNWYMLDMEKRRELMRSHGMIGRSYAGKVRQFITGSIGLDEYEWGVTLFSDDMLQFKKLIYEMRFDEVSARYGDFGDFFVGVHLPTDSLSAFFR encoded by the coding sequence ATGAATGAAGCTGCACAAACACTCGATGGCTGGTATAGCCTTCACCTTCTCTACAACGTGGACTGGCCATCCCTCCGTCTGCTTGAAGAAGAAGAATTGAACACTCTCGTGTCAGAATTGAAGGGATTCCTCGAACGCCAGGAGGAAGTGCACCAGAAGAACGAAGGCAGCTATTCCTTCTATAATATCACCGGACAGAAGGCAGACCTGATTCTATGGATGCTGCGTCCGACGATCGATGAGCTCAATACATTGGAACTGGAATTCAACAAGCTCCAAATCAGCGATTTCCTCATCCCGTCCTATTCGTATGTCTCCATCGTTGAACTCAGCAACTACCTTGCGAAAGATTCCGGTGAAGACCCTTACCAGAATGAATTTGTCAGGAAGCGCCTCTATCCTGCAGTGCCGAAATCCCAGTACATCTGCTTCTACCCGATGGACAAACGTCGCCAGGGTGATGACAACTGGTACATGCTGGATATGGAAAAGCGCCGCGAACTCATGCGTTCACATGGCATGATCGGCCGCAGCTACGCCGGCAAGGTGAGGCAGTTCATCACAGGTTCGATCGGCCTCGACGAATACGAATGGGGCGTGACCCTCTTCTCCGATGACATGCTGCAGTTCAAGAAGCTGATCTATGAAATGAGATTCGATGAAGTATCGGCGCGCTACGGCGACTTCGGCGACTTCTTCGTCGGGGTGCACCTGCCGACGGATTCCCTGTCCGCCTTCTTCAGGTAA
- the folE2 gene encoding GTP cyclohydrolase FolE2, producing MEQLDLSSREARFRHFGSVDPIEGTKPVEKEMMVDLQSSKKDFLFEVDSVGINNLSYPVVIGDFQSVGTFELATSLRKNEKGINMSRILESLETENDGGVPLTFETLENVLEILRVRMHQDEAEVTGSGKWYFSKPSPHTLLSGMAHADVEYSMRISGAGVLHKQLGMTAMVTTLCPCSKEISEYSAHNQRGYVKVLLDIDPDAELPGDHKEQLYELLEVNASSQLYPILKRTDEKMVTERAYENPRFVEDLIRLIAYDLVELDWVKGFELECRNEESIHQHDAFSRMSYQK from the coding sequence ATGGAACAATTGGATCTTAGTAGTAGAGAAGCACGTTTCAGGCACTTCGGATCCGTCGATCCGATCGAAGGCACGAAACCCGTAGAGAAGGAAATGATGGTGGACCTGCAGAGTTCGAAGAAGGACTTCCTGTTCGAAGTCGATTCCGTCGGCATCAACAATCTGAGCTATCCTGTAGTCATCGGTGACTTCCAGTCCGTGGGAACCTTCGAGCTTGCTACGAGCTTGAGGAAAAACGAAAAGGGCATCAACATGAGCCGTATCCTCGAGTCACTGGAGACGGAGAATGACGGCGGTGTACCGCTTACTTTCGAGACACTGGAGAACGTGCTTGAAATATTGCGCGTACGCATGCACCAGGACGAGGCGGAAGTCACAGGGTCGGGGAAATGGTATTTCTCAAAACCGAGTCCCCATACACTGCTCAGCGGCATGGCCCACGCCGACGTTGAATACTCCATGAGAATTTCCGGGGCCGGCGTCCTACACAAGCAGCTCGGCATGACGGCGATGGTGACCACACTATGCCCGTGCTCTAAGGAAATCAGCGAATACAGCGCACACAACCAGCGCGGCTATGTAAAAGTGCTGCTCGACATCGATCCGGATGCGGAACTGCCGGGCGATCATAAGGAGCAGCTTTACGAACTGCTGGAGGTCAATGCGTCCTCCCAGCTCTATCCGATATTGAAGCGTACGGATGAGAAGATGGTTACAGAACGCGCCTATGAGAATCCGCGCTTTGTCGAGGACCTCATCCGTCTGATCGCCTATGATCTCGTGGAACTCGATTGGGTCAAAGGCTTCGAACTCGAATGCCGCAACGAAGAAAGCATCCACCAGCACGATGCCTTCAGCAGAATGTCATACCAGAAATGA
- a CDS encoding YkuS family protein encodes MTRIAVEQPFTDVRQALKKKGYQADMIHQTTNPGAYDALVVRDRTVFGDSRVTGSLIETSGLSISEIVEEVEERLQRAGKIPGTADAEKSGSVCGFATGILTGTLLGGAAALLLAPKSGKEMQNTLKEKLPSGNSNKNSSGKLSQVKEKATDLTGQLQEKAETAKNQVREEISSAKDQQGTDTDNEKGTGSSQEENDNSKNE; translated from the coding sequence ATGACAAGAATAGCAGTGGAACAACCATTCACAGATGTACGCCAGGCCCTGAAGAAAAAAGGGTATCAGGCTGATATGATTCACCAGACGACAAATCCCGGAGCCTACGACGCCCTCGTTGTTCGAGACAGGACTGTTTTTGGAGATTCCCGCGTTACCGGATCTCTGATTGAAACTAGTGGCCTAAGCATCAGTGAAATTGTGGAAGAAGTGGAAGAACGCCTACAGCGAGCCGGGAAAATTCCTGGTACAGCAGATGCTGAGAAAAGCGGATCGGTCTGCGGTTTTGCAACCGGCATTCTAACCGGCACATTGCTTGGTGGCGCAGCGGCTCTTCTCCTTGCGCCTAAAAGCGGAAAAGAAATGCAGAATACCTTAAAAGAAAAACTACCAAGCGGCAATTCCAATAAAAACAGCAGTGGAAAACTGAGCCAAGTGAAAGAAAAAGCAACTGATTTGACTGGCCAGTTGCAAGAAAAGGCTGAAACTGCAAAGAATCAAGTAAGAGAGGAAATTTCGAGTGCCAAAGACCAGCAAGGCACTGATACTGATAATGAAAAAGGAACAGGGTCATCCCAGGAGGAGAACGATAATTCGAAAAACGAATAA
- a CDS encoding lipoate--protein ligase family protein, with translation MHRLFQERWHYVPIETTPHPYMSFAMDDVLQEMVSGDGVPKFRAWVHDPYIILGLHDGRLPHLMDGLSYLEDAGFDYIVRNSGGLGVVLDAGVLNVSLILSKSSVAQIDDGYDLMLELVRKSFPGTDIEAYEIEHSYCPGSYDLSIGGRKFAGISQRRIRQGVAVQIYLCVTGSGAERAEIMRNFYHSSRKGEETKFSYPEIHPEDMASLNELLGTDLTVDAVLERMLGVIRESGTLEPLPDMDAAMRDRYHHHIERMKQRNRDIRADKEDMK, from the coding sequence ATGCATAGGCTGTTCCAAGAGCGCTGGCACTATGTGCCGATTGAAACGACACCCCACCCCTACATGTCATTTGCCATGGATGATGTGCTCCAGGAGATGGTGAGCGGAGACGGTGTGCCGAAGTTCAGGGCATGGGTCCATGATCCGTACATCATCCTCGGACTGCACGATGGCCGGCTGCCCCATCTCATGGATGGACTTTCCTATCTGGAGGATGCTGGATTCGACTATATCGTGAGGAACAGTGGGGGCCTCGGCGTCGTACTCGACGCGGGGGTTCTGAACGTCTCGCTCATCCTGTCGAAATCATCAGTTGCACAGATCGATGATGGGTACGATCTGATGCTGGAGCTTGTCCGGAAGTCCTTTCCCGGTACGGACATCGAAGCATATGAAATCGAACACAGCTATTGTCCCGGCAGCTATGATCTGAGCATCGGCGGACGGAAGTTCGCGGGAATATCCCAGCGGAGGATCCGGCAGGGTGTCGCAGTACAGATCTACCTGTGTGTGACAGGCAGTGGCGCCGAACGCGCTGAAATCATGCGTAATTTCTACCACTCGAGTAGAAAAGGGGAAGAGACGAAATTCTCCTATCCCGAGATTCATCCGGAAGACATGGCTTCACTGAATGAACTGCTTGGTACGGACCTGACCGTTGACGCGGTGCTTGAGCGTATGCTCGGAGTCATCCGGGAGAGCGGAACCCTTGAGCCGCTCCCCGACATGGATGCTGCGATGCGCGATCGCTACCATCACCATATCGAGCGGATGAAACAGCGGAACAGGGATATCCGGGCGGATAAAGAGGATATGAAGTGA
- a CDS encoding uracil-DNA glycosylase has translation MEWEDVFQSIKEENDFSELESTLEEKYGSGEVFPPREQIYTAFELTPLENVRVVILGQDPYHGKGQSHGLAFSVNDGVKIPPSLRNMYKELESDLGIKRTTGSLKDWAKEGVLLLNTVLTVDANQANSHRGLGWEPFTDGVISHVSENLEHVVFILWGKPAQKKEKLIDTSKHCVIKSTHPSPLSAHRGFFGTRPFSRANDYLEAHGRDPVDWSEQE, from the coding sequence ATGGAATGGGAAGATGTCTTCCAATCAATAAAAGAAGAGAACGACTTTTCCGAACTGGAATCGACACTAGAAGAAAAATATGGGTCGGGGGAAGTGTTCCCGCCGCGTGAACAGATATATACGGCTTTTGAACTCACACCGCTTGAAAATGTGAGGGTCGTCATACTGGGGCAGGACCCCTATCATGGGAAAGGCCAGTCCCACGGACTTGCATTTTCAGTCAATGATGGTGTCAAAATACCGCCATCCCTGAGAAACATGTATAAGGAGCTGGAATCCGACCTCGGCATCAAAAGGACCACCGGCAGCCTGAAGGACTGGGCGAAAGAAGGCGTGCTGCTGCTCAATACAGTATTGACCGTTGATGCCAACCAGGCGAATTCCCACCGTGGGCTCGGCTGGGAACCGTTTACGGACGGCGTCATCAGCCATGTATCGGAAAATCTGGAGCATGTGGTCTTCATCCTTTGGGGCAAACCGGCCCAGAAGAAGGAGAAGCTGATCGATACATCCAAGCATTGTGTCATCAAGTCGACCCATCCAAGTCCGCTGTCCGCCCACAGGGGATTCTTTGGCACCCGGCCATTCAGCCGGGCCAACGACTATCTGGAGGCGCATGGCAGGGACCCTGTGGACTGGAGTGAACAGGAATGA